TCTATTGATATTCCTAtcaatctcggcaaagacttgtGCACTAACTTCAAGGTAACTTTTAAATAGAGGACTTTGCAGCTTAGATCTGTTCACATAGCATGCAACTTCGAACTGTAAACCAAAAATAATTGAATTAGACAACGTAATAGGCATTTGTACCGAAGTAGTTCATATCTATTGGCGAGGTGAGATACACCGATATAACATGTGTCTCTCATTATTTGAAATAACTAAGCAACTTTAACTTCATGTATCCCCAATATTACGTGTGTCTCGATCAAGGACCGATAGCCAATATATCGcctgatattaactacattgattTGTACAAATAAGagactacaaaaataaaataaaataaaatagaactaAATACCTTATCATTAGGCAGTGTGACAACCGCTTTGTAATTGTCTTTGGTGTTCTCAATCTTCTGAAGTACAGACTTAACCTCCTTAATATACGTATAATGTGGATAATTCTTGCCATCAAAACGggtgtacattccaaacaacttttCATCACCCACTGTTTGAGTTTGATTGATAATCGAGTACCTATCAATTTTAAAGTTCTGAAGAATGATCGATCCTATAGGACCTATAAGTGTGGTCTCGAAAAACCCTATGTGCTGCACCACTCCAACAATGCTGTTCCCATCGTGGTTCAACAGTATTAAATCTCCCTCTTCGAAGAATCCGATAGAGAGTATATTAGCCTTAGGTTTAAAGGCAATCAAGTCTAATACAGATTGAACAACCTAATGAAAATAGATTACTTAGcaagcagaagaaaaaaaaaattaatagattGAAGAACTAATAAAAACTTACCCATCTATCAAAAGATGCAAGGGACTGAAAAATTGAAACCGGGATTATCTGATTAGTCAATACAGCAGATGTTTTGACTACATCCTTGATAGAAGATCTGACAATAAGCGGTTTCTGCTTCTTCAACACTGGAAATACAAGTTTCTTGGGAGGAGCAAAGTCATGGTGAATTAATGGATTCTTCTTGGTAAACAGTGAGGATTCAGTATAGGGTTTATTGAAAACATAAGATCCATGAGATACAGACTGCATGATCTAGATGATAACAAAATTGAAATCAGAAGTCATtaaaattatagaacaaaaacAAGCACTGGAAGGAAATAACAGTCGAACAAAATATTGCAATGTTAGAAACTCTCAAGAACAAGaggaataagattattaattgaatcaagaaaggtactgaaaaattgaaataattgtttATGGTTTAAAAACCCTATATTTCAATTATTTCAATAAGAATACTCATCAGGGTAATCGGTAATTCAATAAGAATACTCATCAGGGTAATTAAGCAAGCAAAAAACGAAAAGAAACTCACTTTGATTTATGAGGAATTTCCTAAGGAGTATAATAGAGAGCACGGAGAGAGATCAAATCACTGTATGTAACTTCAGAGTTTCAGACGTATACCGAGTACTTGTATTCGGAGTCCAAACTCTTTTTACTCCCTC
This genomic stretch from Papaver somniferum cultivar HN1 chromosome 5, ASM357369v1, whole genome shotgun sequence harbors:
- the LOC113284470 gene encoding uncharacterized protein LOC113284470, with product MQSVSHGSYVFNKPYTESSLFTKKNPLIHHDFAPPKKLVFPVLKKQKPLIVRSSIKDVVKTSAVLTNQIIPVSIFQSLASFDRWVVQSVLDLIAFKPKANILSIGFFEEGDLILLNHDGNSIVGVVQHIGFFETTLIGPIGSIILQNFKIDRYSIINQTQTVGDEKLFGMYTRFDGKNYPHYTYIKEVKSVLQKIENTKDNYKAVVTLPNDKFEVACYVNRSKLQSPLFKSYLEVSAQVFAEIDRNINRNKSVADYLKFW